One Pseudomonas sp. AN-1 genomic region harbors:
- the pilQ gene encoding type IV pilus secretin PilQ, with translation MNTCISRFSLSLLAALLSPVALAANLQGLDVAALPGDRVELKLAFDEPVAAPRGYTIDQPARIALDLPGVSNRLGSRNRELGVGNARSLTVVEAKDRTRLIINLNSQAPYSTRVEGNNLFVVVGGSSAAAAGSVSAAPAAAVRPLAQAPQPFVPAGKAIRNIDFQRGEQGEGNVVIDLSEAGISPDIQESGGRIRLEFPRTLLPEQLRARLDVKDFATPVQFVNASVSGDKATIVIEPSGHYDYLAYQTDNRLTISVKPLTQADVEKRKGERFAYTGEKLSLNFQDIDVRSVLQLIADFTDLNLVASDTVQGNITLRLQNVPWDQALDLVLKTKGLDKRKIGNVLLVAPADEIAARERQELEAQKQIAELAPLRREVLQLNYAKASDIAGLFKEYSESAEQKDMRGSLIYDDRTNSLIAHLTEERLDELRRIVTQLDIPVRQVMIEARIVEATVGYDKSLGVRWGGAFYGDDKWTVYGKDGARTIDDDGVLRLPGSSTIGNFEAEEGTAPVPFVDMGVLDSTSGLGIGFITDNVILDLQLSAMEASGNGEVISQPKVVTSDKETAKILKGSEVPYQEASSSGATTIAFKEAALALEVTPQITPDNRVVMEVKVTKDAPDFSKSVNGVPPIDKNEVNAKVLAADGETIVIGGVFSNTQTRSVEKVPFLGDLPFLGRLFRRDSVSDSKSELLIFLTPRIMDTQAISVSR, from the coding sequence CTTCAGCCTGTCGCTGCTGGCGGCGCTGCTTTCGCCGGTGGCCCTGGCCGCCAACCTGCAGGGGCTCGATGTGGCGGCCCTGCCCGGGGACCGGGTCGAGCTGAAACTGGCCTTCGACGAGCCGGTGGCCGCCCCGCGTGGCTATACCATCGACCAGCCGGCGCGCATAGCCCTGGACCTGCCGGGAGTCAGCAACAGGCTCGGTTCGCGCAATCGCGAACTGGGCGTCGGCAATGCCCGTAGCCTGACCGTGGTCGAGGCCAAGGATCGTACCCGGCTGATCATCAACCTCAACAGCCAGGCGCCCTACAGCACGCGCGTCGAGGGCAACAACCTGTTCGTCGTGGTCGGCGGCTCGTCGGCGGCCGCCGCCGGCAGCGTCAGTGCGGCCCCGGCGGCGGCAGTCCGGCCGCTGGCCCAGGCTCCGCAGCCGTTCGTGCCGGCCGGCAAGGCGATCCGCAACATCGATTTCCAGCGCGGCGAGCAGGGCGAAGGCAACGTCGTCATCGACCTGTCCGAGGCCGGTATCTCGCCCGACATCCAGGAGAGTGGCGGCAGGATCCGCCTCGAGTTTCCGCGCACTCTGTTGCCCGAGCAGTTGCGCGCGCGCCTGGACGTGAAGGATTTCGCCACCCCGGTGCAGTTCGTCAACGCCTCCGTCAGCGGCGACAAGGCCACCATCGTCATCGAGCCGAGCGGCCATTACGACTACCTCGCCTACCAGACCGACAACCGGCTGACCATCAGCGTCAAGCCGCTGACCCAGGCGGATGTGGAGAAGCGCAAGGGCGAGCGCTTCGCCTATACCGGCGAGAAACTGTCGCTGAACTTCCAGGATATCGACGTGCGCTCGGTGCTGCAGCTGATCGCCGATTTCACCGACCTCAACCTGGTGGCCAGCGACACCGTGCAGGGCAACATCACCCTGCGTCTGCAGAACGTACCCTGGGATCAGGCGCTGGATCTGGTGCTGAAGACCAAGGGCCTGGACAAGCGCAAGATCGGCAACGTGCTGCTGGTGGCGCCGGCCGACGAGATCGCCGCCCGCGAGCGCCAGGAACTGGAGGCGCAGAAGCAGATCGCCGAACTGGCACCGCTGCGCCGTGAAGTGCTGCAGCTCAACTATGCGAAGGCTTCGGATATCGCCGGTCTGTTCAAGGAATACTCCGAGAGTGCCGAGCAGAAGGACATGCGCGGTTCGCTGATCTACGACGATCGCACCAACAGCCTGATCGCCCACCTGACCGAGGAGCGCCTGGACGAGCTGCGCCGCATCGTCACCCAGCTGGACATCCCGGTGCGCCAGGTGATGATCGAGGCGCGCATCGTCGAGGCCACCGTCGGCTACGACAAGAGCCTGGGGGTACGCTGGGGGGGGGCCTTCTATGGGGATGACAAGTGGACCGTCTACGGCAAGGACGGGGCAAGAACGATCGATGATGACGGTGTCCTGAGGCTTCCTGGAAGCAGCACGATTGGCAATTTTGAGGCAGAGGAGGGGACGGCTCCGGTTCCCTTTGTCGATATGGGTGTGTTGGACAGCACGTCCGGCCTCGGCATCGGCTTCATCACCGACAACGTGATCCTCGATCTGCAGCTGTCCGCCATGGAGGCCAGCGGCAACGGCGAGGTGATCTCGCAACCCAAGGTGGTCACCTCGGACAAGGAGACGGCGAAGATCCTCAAGGGCTCGGAAGTGCCCTATCAGGAGGCCAGCTCCAGCGGCGCCACCACCATCGCGTTCAAGGAAGCGGCGCTGGCCCTGGAGGTGACCCCGCAGATCACCCCGGACAACCGGGTGGTCATGGAGGTCAAGGTGACCAAGGATGCGCCCGACTTCTCCAAGTCGGTCAACGGCGTTCCGCCGATCGACAAGAACGAGGTCAACGCCAAGGTGCTGGCCGCGGATGGCGAGACCATCGTCATCGGCGGGGTGTTCTCCAATACCCAGACGCGCTCGGTGGAGAAGGTACCGTTTCTCGGCGATCTGCCGTTCCTCGGCCGCTTGTTCCGCCGCGATTCGGTCAGCGATTCGAAATCCGAGCTGCTGATCTTCCTCACCCCGCGTATCATGGACACCCAGGCAATTTCGGTGAGTCGTTGA
- the gltB gene encoding glutamate synthase large subunit: MKAGLYQPEQFKDNCGFGLIAHMHGQPSHHLLQTAIEALTCMTHRGGINADGKTGDGCGLLLQKPDRFLRVLAAEQFGVHLPEQYAVGMVFLSQDEARAARARAEVNAQIVAQGLTLVGWRAVPVDTSVLGRLALECLPRIEQVFVSGEGLDDQQMAIKLFFARRRAEVALKDDADFYVCSLSAKDIIYKGLMMPADLASFYPDLGDERLETAICVFHQRFSTNTLPRWPLAQPFRFLAHNGEINTITGNRNWAVARRNKFANELLPDLESIAPLVNRTGSDSSSMDNMLELLVTGGMDLFRGLRMIIPPAWQNVETMDVELRSFYEYNSMHMESWDGPAGVVLTDGRHAVCLLDRNGLRPARWVTTRNGYITLASEVGVWNYAPEDVLAKGRVGPGQILAVDTETGQVLHTADIDNRLKSRHPYRQWLRQNALRIQAGMDDDHGSSAYDADQLKQYMKMFQVTFEERDQVLRPLAEQGQEAVGSMGDDTPMAVLSQRVRSPYDYFRQQFAQVTNPPIDPLREAIVMSLETCLGAERNVFEETADHANRAILNTPVISPAKWQTLMTLDRPGFEREIIDLNYEESLGLEAAVRRIADQAEAAVRAGKVLLVLSDRHIAPGKLPAHAALAVGAVHHRLTETGLRCDCNILVETATARDPHHFAVLIGFGATAVYPFLAYEVLADLIRSGEVLGDLHESFKHYRKGISKGLLKILSKMGISTVASYRGAQLFEAIGLSDAVVELCFRGVASRIQGARFVDLEAEQQLLAREAWNQRKPIQQGGLLKFVHGGEYHAYNPDVVRLLQEAVQQGDYARFRDYSALVDQRPVSMIRDLLKVKPVEQPLPLDQVEPLSAIFKRFDAAGISLGALSPEAHEALAEAMNRLGARSNSGEGGEDPARYGTVKSSKIKQVATGRFGVTPEYLVNAEVLQIKVAQGAKPGEGGQLPGGKVNGLIARLRYAVPGVTLISPPPHHDIYSIEDLAQLIFDLKQVNPQALVSVKLVAEPGVGTIAAGVAKAYADLITISGYDGGTGASPLTSIKYAGSPWELGLAEAHQTLRGNDLRGKVRVQTDGGLKTGLDVIKAAILGAESFGFGTAPMIALGCKYLRICHLNNCATGVATQNDQLRKDHFIGTVEMVMNFFTFIAEETREWLARLGVRSLGELIGRTDLLEVLPGETAKQGNLDLTPLLGSDLIPADKPQYCQVEKNPPFDQGLLAEKMVEMALPAIEAKRGGEFALDIGNCDRSIGARISGEIARRHGNQGMVDAPISFRFKGTAGQSFGVWNAGGLHLHLEGDANDYVGKGMTGGKIVITPSAGSALKSQESAIVGNTCLYGATGGKLFAAGTAGERFAVRNSGAHAVVEGTGDHCCEYMTGGFVCVLGKTGYNFGSGMTGGFAYVLDLDNSFFDRVNHELVDLQRISGEPMEAYRSYLRRVLVEYVEETGSVWGREVLDNLDDYARRFWLVKPKAASLKTLLSSTRANPQ; the protein is encoded by the coding sequence ATGAAAGCTGGTCTGTACCAACCTGAACAATTCAAGGACAACTGCGGCTTCGGCCTGATTGCCCACATGCACGGGCAGCCCAGCCACCATCTGCTGCAGACCGCCATCGAAGCCCTGACCTGCATGACCCACCGCGGCGGCATCAACGCCGACGGCAAGACCGGCGACGGTTGCGGCCTGCTGCTGCAGAAGCCCGACCGCTTCCTGCGCGTGCTGGCCGCCGAGCAGTTCGGCGTGCACCTGCCCGAGCAGTACGCGGTCGGCATGGTGTTCCTCAGCCAGGACGAGGCCCGCGCCGCGCGCGCGCGCGCGGAAGTCAACGCGCAGATCGTCGCCCAGGGCCTGACCCTGGTCGGCTGGCGCGCCGTGCCGGTGGACACCTCGGTGCTCGGCCGCCTGGCTCTGGAGTGCCTGCCGCGCATCGAGCAGGTGTTCGTCAGCGGCGAAGGCCTCGACGACCAGCAGATGGCGATCAAGCTGTTCTTCGCCCGTCGCCGCGCCGAAGTGGCGCTCAAGGACGATGCGGACTTCTACGTCTGCAGCCTGTCGGCCAAGGACATCATCTACAAGGGCCTGATGATGCCGGCGGATCTGGCCAGCTTCTATCCGGACCTCGGCGACGAGCGCCTGGAAACCGCGATCTGCGTGTTCCACCAGCGCTTCTCCACCAACACCCTGCCGCGCTGGCCGCTGGCCCAGCCGTTCCGCTTCCTGGCGCACAACGGCGAGATCAACACCATCACCGGCAACCGCAACTGGGCGGTGGCGCGGCGCAACAAGTTCGCCAACGAGCTGCTGCCCGATCTGGAAAGCATCGCGCCGCTGGTCAATCGCACCGGCTCCGACTCCTCGAGCATGGACAACATGCTCGAACTGCTGGTCACCGGCGGCATGGACCTGTTCCGCGGCCTGCGCATGATCATCCCGCCGGCCTGGCAGAACGTCGAGACCATGGACGTCGAGCTGCGCAGCTTCTACGAATACAACTCCATGCACATGGAGTCCTGGGACGGCCCGGCCGGCGTGGTGCTGACCGACGGCCGCCATGCGGTCTGCCTGCTCGACCGCAACGGCCTGCGCCCGGCGCGCTGGGTCACCACCAGGAACGGCTACATCACCCTGGCCTCCGAGGTCGGCGTGTGGAACTACGCGCCCGAGGACGTGCTGGCCAAAGGCCGCGTCGGCCCGGGGCAGATCCTCGCCGTGGACACCGAGACCGGCCAGGTGCTGCACACCGCGGACATCGACAACCGCCTGAAATCGCGCCACCCGTACCGCCAGTGGCTGCGCCAGAATGCCCTGCGCATCCAGGCCGGCATGGACGACGATCACGGCAGCTCCGCCTACGACGCCGACCAGCTCAAGCAGTACATGAAGATGTTCCAGGTCACCTTCGAGGAGCGTGACCAGGTGCTGCGTCCGCTGGCCGAGCAGGGCCAGGAGGCGGTCGGCTCGATGGGCGACGACACCCCGATGGCGGTGCTCAGCCAGCGCGTGCGCTCGCCCTACGACTACTTCCGTCAGCAGTTCGCCCAGGTCACCAACCCGCCGATCGACCCGCTGCGCGAAGCCATCGTCATGTCCCTGGAGACCTGCCTGGGCGCCGAGCGCAACGTCTTCGAGGAGACCGCCGATCACGCCAACCGGGCGATCCTCAACACCCCGGTGATCTCGCCGGCCAAGTGGCAGACCCTGATGACTCTCGACCGCCCGGGCTTCGAGCGCGAGATCATCGACCTCAACTACGAGGAGTCGCTTGGCCTCGAGGCTGCGGTGCGGCGCATTGCCGACCAGGCCGAGGCCGCCGTGCGCGCCGGCAAGGTGCTGCTGGTGCTGTCCGACCGCCACATCGCCCCCGGCAAGCTGCCGGCGCATGCCGCGCTGGCGGTCGGCGCCGTGCATCACCGCCTGACCGAGACCGGCCTGCGCTGCGACTGCAACATCCTGGTGGAGACCGCCACCGCGCGCGATCCGCACCACTTCGCCGTGCTGATCGGCTTCGGCGCCACTGCGGTCTACCCGTTCCTCGCCTACGAGGTGCTGGCCGACCTGATCCGCAGCGGCGAGGTGCTCGGCGACCTGCACGAGTCGTTCAAGCACTACCGCAAGGGCATCTCCAAGGGCCTGCTGAAGATCCTCTCGAAGATGGGCATCTCCACCGTGGCTTCCTACCGCGGCGCCCAGCTGTTCGAGGCCATCGGCCTGTCCGATGCGGTGGTCGAGCTGTGCTTCCGCGGCGTCGCCAGCCGCATCCAGGGCGCGCGCTTCGTCGACCTCGAGGCCGAGCAGCAGCTGCTGGCCCGCGAGGCCTGGAACCAGCGCAAGCCGATCCAGCAGGGCGGCCTGCTCAAGTTCGTCCACGGCGGCGAATACCACGCCTACAACCCGGACGTGGTGCGCCTGCTCCAGGAAGCCGTGCAGCAGGGTGACTACGCCCGCTTCCGCGACTACAGCGCGCTGGTCGACCAGCGCCCGGTATCGATGATCCGCGACCTGCTCAAGGTCAAGCCGGTCGAGCAGCCGCTGCCGCTGGATCAGGTCGAGCCGCTGAGCGCCATCTTCAAGCGCTTCGATGCCGCCGGTATCTCCCTCGGCGCGCTGTCGCCGGAAGCCCACGAGGCGCTGGCCGAGGCGATGAACCGCCTGGGCGCGCGCTCCAACTCCGGCGAGGGCGGCGAAGACCCGGCCCGCTACGGCACCGTCAAGAGCTCGAAGATCAAGCAGGTGGCCACCGGCCGCTTCGGCGTCACCCCCGAGTACCTGGTCAATGCCGAAGTGCTGCAGATCAAGGTCGCCCAGGGCGCCAAGCCCGGCGAGGGCGGCCAACTGCCGGGCGGCAAGGTCAACGGCCTGATCGCCCGCCTGCGCTATGCGGTGCCCGGCGTGACCCTGATCTCGCCGCCGCCGCACCACGACATCTATTCGATCGAGGACCTGGCCCAGCTGATCTTCGACCTCAAGCAGGTCAACCCGCAGGCGCTGGTGTCGGTCAAGCTGGTCGCCGAGCCGGGCGTCGGCACCATCGCCGCCGGCGTGGCCAAGGCCTACGCTGACCTGATCACCATCTCCGGCTACGACGGCGGCACCGGCGCATCGCCCTTGACCTCGATCAAGTACGCCGGCAGCCCGTGGGAGCTGGGCCTGGCCGAGGCGCACCAGACCCTGCGCGGCAACGACCTGCGCGGCAAGGTCCGCGTGCAGACCGACGGCGGCCTGAAGACCGGCCTCGACGTGATCAAGGCCGCCATCCTCGGCGCCGAGAGCTTCGGCTTCGGCACCGCGCCGATGATCGCCCTGGGCTGCAAGTACCTGCGCATCTGCCACCTGAACAACTGTGCCACCGGCGTGGCCACCCAGAACGACCAACTGCGCAAGGACCACTTCATCGGCACCGTCGAGATGGTGATGAACTTCTTCACCTTCATCGCCGAGGAAACCCGCGAGTGGCTGGCCAGGCTGGGCGTGCGCAGCCTGGGCGAGCTGATCGGTCGCACCGACCTGCTCGAGGTGCTGCCGGGCGAAACCGCCAAGCAGGGCAACCTGGACCTGACCCCGCTGCTGGGCAGCGACCTGATCCCGGCCGACAAGCCGCAGTACTGCCAGGTGGAGAAGAACCCGCCGTTCGACCAGGGCCTGCTGGCCGAGAAGATGGTCGAGATGGCCCTGCCGGCGATCGAGGCCAAGCGCGGCGGCGAGTTCGCCCTCGACATCGGCAACTGCGACCGCTCCATCGGCGCGCGCATCTCCGGCGAGATCGCCCGTCGTCACGGCAACCAGGGCATGGTCGACGCGCCGATCAGCTTCCGCTTCAAGGGTACCGCCGGGCAGAGCTTCGGCGTGTGGAACGCCGGCGGCCTGCACCTGCATCTGGAAGGCGACGCCAACGACTACGTCGGCAAGGGCATGACCGGCGGCAAGATCGTCATCACCCCGTCGGCCGGCAGCGCGCTGAAGAGCCAGGAGTCGGCCATCGTCGGCAACACCTGCCTGTACGGCGCCACCGGCGGCAAGCTGTTCGCCGCGGGTACCGCCGGCGAGCGCTTCGCGGTGCGCAACTCCGGCGCCCATGCGGTGGTGGAAGGCACCGGCGATCACTGCTGCGAATACATGACCGGCGGCTTCGTCTGCGTGCTGGGCAAGACCGGCTACAACTTCGGCTCGGGCATGACCGGCGGCTTCGCCTACGTGCTGGACCTGGACAACAGCTTCTTCGACCGCGTCAACCACGAACTGG
- the aroB gene encoding 3-dehydroquinate synthase, protein MRTLHVDLGERSYPIFIGAGLLDRRDCFTPYIAGRQVAIVTNQTVAPLYLQRLLDTLQGYQVTPIVLPDGEAFKSWETLQLIFDGLLEARHDRRTTLIALGGGVIGDMAGFAAACYQRGVDFIQVPTTLLSQVDSSVGGKTGINHPLGKNMIGAFYQPKAVVIDTATLGTLPARELSAGLAEMIKYGLICDEPFLAWLELHIDALRALDAEAVSEAVERSCAAKARVVNADERESGVRATLNLGHTFGHAIETEMGYGVWLHGEAVAAGTVMALEMSCRLGWIDAAARDRGIRLLARAGLPLVPPAEMGPEEFLRHMAVDKKVLDGQLRLVLLRQLGEAVVTADYPREVLEATLRTDYAALVRQA, encoded by the coding sequence ATGCGGACTCTTCACGTCGATCTCGGCGAGCGCAGCTATCCCATCTTCATCGGCGCTGGTCTGCTCGACCGGCGCGACTGCTTCACTCCCTACATTGCCGGCCGCCAGGTGGCGATCGTCACCAACCAGACGGTGGCGCCGCTGTATCTGCAGCGCCTGCTGGACACCCTGCAGGGCTACCAGGTGACGCCCATCGTCCTGCCCGACGGCGAGGCGTTCAAGAGCTGGGAAACCCTGCAGCTGATCTTCGACGGCCTGCTCGAGGCGCGCCACGACCGGCGCACCACCCTGATCGCCCTCGGCGGCGGAGTGATCGGCGACATGGCCGGTTTCGCCGCCGCCTGCTACCAGCGTGGTGTCGATTTCATCCAGGTGCCGACCACCCTGTTGTCGCAGGTGGACTCCTCGGTGGGTGGCAAGACCGGTATCAACCACCCGCTGGGCAAGAACATGATCGGCGCCTTCTACCAGCCGAAGGCAGTGGTGATCGATACGGCGACCCTGGGAACCCTGCCGGCGCGCGAACTGTCGGCCGGCCTCGCCGAGATGATCAAGTACGGGCTGATCTGCGATGAGCCGTTCCTTGCCTGGCTGGAACTGCACATCGATGCGCTGCGCGCGCTGGACGCCGAGGCGGTCAGCGAGGCGGTCGAGCGCTCCTGCGCGGCCAAGGCGCGGGTGGTGAATGCCGACGAGCGTGAGTCCGGCGTGCGCGCCACTCTCAACCTCGGCCACACCTTCGGCCATGCCATCGAGACCGAGATGGGTTACGGGGTCTGGCTGCATGGCGAGGCGGTGGCGGCCGGCACGGTGATGGCGCTGGAAATGTCCTGCCGTCTTGGCTGGATCGATGCCGCGGCTCGCGATCGCGGTATCCGCCTGCTGGCGCGCGCCGGTCTGCCGCTGGTGCCCCCGGCGGAAATGGGGCCGGAGGAATTCCTGCGCCACATGGCGGTCGACAAGAAGGTTCTCGATGGCCAGTTGCGTCTGGTGCTGCTGCGCCAGCTCGGCGAGGCCGTGGTCACCGCGGACTACCCCCGCGAGGTTCTCGAGGCGACGTTGCGTACGGACTACGCTGCGCTGGTCCGTCAAGCATGA
- a CDS encoding AAA family ATPase encodes MTSLQADEAFVEHYQFTHDPFTPRVPGFKFFPAQRKPVLAQLHQLARYSALMQVVTGPLGSGKTLLRQALVASSNKTSVVSVPVSARQAASSPMLLRAFSHGLGGSYQDVDGLLGQVARLNQVGQEVYLLVDDAEKLQDEALDTLAALAAGDSDGRAHVFLFGEPELLARLDARGRAANCHVQQLQPYTLADTRAYLAQRLEGAGQELELFDDAQIEEIHAESGGWPGAINRVAREVLVEAMLIEHQPQAQAGGGLSLPKKHIVALGVVVAGVALALVMKGGAPELPRPDGVPAGESGVASAPSIEFAGDGKAVPLPLVGQGQPVPREPLARAAGQAAVEELDAANAAMPLPAAGQPVTPSSATPPQEPVAPVALPPVEPVAKPAPIPAPAPAPAAAPAPAPAVQSAAVAAVPVAKPVAAPLPAPAKPVAAAPAPTQAPAPASAAGGAGNSGWYLSQPVGQYTLQLLGTSSEAAAQSMVREGGGEYRYFRKLHQGKPLYVVTYGRFSSPEAAKSAVGALPGRLQAGKPWPRTFASIQQEIRQAGR; translated from the coding sequence ATGACCAGCCTGCAGGCCGATGAGGCATTTGTTGAGCATTACCAGTTTACGCACGACCCCTTCACCCCTCGGGTGCCGGGCTTCAAGTTCTTTCCCGCGCAGCGCAAGCCGGTGCTGGCGCAGTTGCACCAGCTGGCGCGCTACAGCGCACTGATGCAGGTGGTGACCGGCCCTCTGGGCAGCGGCAAGACGCTGCTGCGCCAGGCGCTGGTCGCCAGCAGCAACAAGACCAGCGTGGTCAGCGTGCCGGTCTCGGCCCGCCAGGCAGCCAGCAGTCCCATGCTGCTGCGCGCCTTCAGCCACGGCCTGGGAGGCAGCTATCAGGATGTCGACGGCCTGCTCGGTCAGGTCGCCCGCCTCAATCAGGTCGGCCAGGAGGTCTACCTGCTGGTCGACGATGCCGAGAAGCTGCAGGACGAGGCGCTGGATACCCTGGCGGCCCTGGCGGCCGGGGACAGCGATGGCCGCGCCCATGTGTTCCTGTTCGGCGAGCCTGAGCTGCTGGCGCGTCTGGATGCCCGCGGCAGGGCCGCCAACTGCCATGTACAGCAGCTGCAGCCCTACACTCTGGCCGATACCCGTGCCTACCTGGCGCAACGCCTGGAAGGTGCCGGTCAGGAGCTGGAGCTGTTCGATGATGCGCAGATAGAGGAGATCCACGCCGAGTCGGGAGGTTGGCCGGGAGCGATCAATCGGGTTGCCCGCGAGGTGCTGGTCGAGGCCATGCTGATCGAGCATCAGCCGCAGGCGCAGGCCGGTGGTGGCCTGAGCCTGCCGAAGAAGCACATCGTCGCCCTCGGCGTGGTGGTGGCCGGTGTGGCCCTGGCTCTGGTGATGAAGGGGGGCGCCCCGGAGCTGCCTCGGCCGGATGGTGTTCCGGCTGGTGAGTCTGGCGTGGCGAGCGCGCCGTCCATCGAGTTCGCCGGTGACGGCAAGGCGGTGCCGTTGCCGCTGGTCGGCCAGGGGCAGCCGGTGCCGCGCGAGCCGCTGGCGCGCGCCGCCGGACAGGCGGCGGTCGAGGAGCTGGATGCCGCCAACGCGGCCATGCCGCTGCCGGCGGCCGGCCAGCCGGTCACCCCGAGCAGCGCCACGCCGCCGCAGGAGCCGGTGGCCCCGGTCGCGCTCCCGCCGGTCGAGCCGGTCGCCAAGCCGGCGCCGATCCCGGCACCGGCTCCCGCCCCGGCGGCTGCACCGGCACCTGCACCGGCAGTCCAGTCTGCCGCAGTCGCCGCTGTGCCGGTCGCCAAGCCGGTTGCTGCGCCCCTGCCGGCGCCTGCCAAACCGGTCGCGGCGGCGCCGGCTCCGACCCAGGCTCCTGCACCAGCCTCGGCGGCTGGCGGCGCCGGCAACAGCGGCTGGTATCTGTCGCAGCCGGTCGGCCAGTACACCCTGCAGCTGCTCGGCACCAGTTCGGAGGCGGCGGCGCAGAGCATGGTGCGCGAGGGTGGCGGCGAATACCGCTACTTCCGCAAGCTGCACCAGGGCAAGCCGCTGTACGTGGTGACCTACGGCCGCTTCAGCAGCCCGGAGGCGGCGAAGTCGGCGGTGGGCGCCCTGCCGGGACGCCTGCAGGCCGGCAAGCCCTGGCCGCGGACCTTCGCCAGCATCCAGCAGGAAATCCGCCAGGCCGGTCGCTAG
- the aroK gene encoding shikimate kinase AroK — protein MRNVILVGPMGAGKSTIGRLLAKELHLSFKDSDKEIEVRTGADIPWIFDVEGEQGFREREQAVIADLCHEDGLVLATGGGAVLRPANREALRAGGRVVYLHTSVEQQLERTARDRNRPLLRTANPGQVLRELMALRDPLYREIADVIIETDQRPPRLVVQEVLGRLEQLPPR, from the coding sequence GTGCGCAATGTGATACTCGTGGGCCCGATGGGGGCTGGCAAGAGCACCATCGGGCGTCTTCTGGCCAAGGAGCTGCACCTGTCGTTCAAGGATTCCGACAAGGAAATCGAGGTGCGCACCGGTGCGGACATCCCGTGGATCTTCGATGTCGAAGGCGAGCAGGGTTTCCGCGAGCGCGAGCAGGCGGTGATCGCCGACCTCTGTCATGAGGATGGCCTGGTGCTGGCCACCGGCGGCGGCGCGGTGTTGCGCCCGGCCAATCGCGAAGCGCTGCGCGCTGGTGGACGGGTGGTCTACCTGCACACCTCGGTGGAGCAGCAGCTGGAGCGCACTGCGCGGGATCGCAATCGCCCGCTGTTGCGCACGGCCAATCCCGGCCAGGTGCTGCGTGAGTTGATGGCGCTCCGCGACCCCCTCTATCGCGAGATTGCCGACGTGATCATCGAGACCGACCAGCGACCGCCGCGCCTGGTGGTGCAGGAAGTGCTGGGCCGCCTGGAGCAGTTGCCCCCTCGTTGA